The following are encoded together in the Ooceraea biroi isolate clonal line C1 chromosome 2, Obir_v5.4, whole genome shotgun sequence genome:
- the LOC105280117 gene encoding proteasome subunit alpha type-2, which yields MASERYSFSLTTFSPSGKLVQIEYALAAVAAGAPSVGIKALNGVVLATENKHKSILYDEHSVSKVEMITKHIGMVYSGMGPDYRLLVKQARKMAQQYLLVYREPIPTAQLVQRVAMVMQEYTQSGGVRPFGVSLLICGWDNDRPYLFQCDPSGTYFAWKATAMGKNFINGKTFLEKRYSEDLELDDAVHTAILTLKEGFEGQMTADNIEVGICDASGFRKLDPSNVKDYLANIP from the exons ATGGCATCGGAGCGGTATAGTTTCTCGTTAACAACTTTTag CCCGTCAGGCAAGTTAGTGCAGATCGAGTATGCCTTGGCTGCGGTAGCTGCTGGTGCACCGAGTGTGGGCATCAAGGCATTGAATGGCGTCGTTCTCGCCACGGAGAACAAGCACAAGTCCATTCTCTATGATGAGCACAGTGTCAGTAAGGTTGAAATGATCACCAAGCACATCGGAATGGTCTACAGCGGCATGGGTCCAGACTATAGATTGCTGGTGAAGCAAGCGCGTAAGATGGCACAGCAGTATCTCCTGGTTTATCGGGAGCCCATTCCGACCGCGCAGCTCGTGCAACGCGTTGCGATGGTCATGCAAGAATACACACAGTCTGG TGGAGTCAGACCCTTCGGTGTGTCCCTTCTGATATGCGGTTGGGACAACGACAGGCCTTACTTGTTCCAGTGCGATCCGTCCGGCACGTATTTCGCGTGGAAGGCGACCGCGATGGGCAAAAACTTCATCAACGGCAAAACGTTCCTCGAGAAGAGGTACAGCGAGGATCTGGAGCTGGACGACGCCGTTCACACTGCTATTCTTACGCTAAAGGAGGGATTCGAGGGTCAGATGACCGCGGACAATATCGAAGTTGGTATTTGTGACGCGAGTGGATTTAGAAAGCTGGATCCTTCCAATGTCAAGGATTACCTTGCTAATATTCCttaa